A window of the Ipomoea triloba cultivar NCNSP0323 chromosome 14, ASM357664v1 genome harbors these coding sequences:
- the LOC116004490 gene encoding protein DETOXIFICATION 29-like has product MSSVYSFDADAGDIQEIKKVREFIREFYSESKKLWYLAAPAIFTIVSQYSIGAITQVFAGHVGNIQLAAFAVQNNLIGGFAFGIMYGMGSALETLCGQAVGAKKLEMLGVYLQRSWVILNATAIPLTTIYIFSAPILKLLHQNPQISKAAGTFALWMIPQFFAYVFTFPIQRFLQSQTKIIVMASVSGVAFVGHVLFSWLFMLKLRWGLPGGAVVLNTTWWFMAVAQFVYVLSGACGDAWKGFSRRAFENLTGFVRLSLASGVMFCLEMWYFVGLILMVGYTKNAEVSVDAISICLSISGWTLMFGVGFSAAISVRVSNELGAGHPRTAKFSVVVATATSLFTGIILGIIPILLRSRYPPLFSKSSSVQKLVNDLTPLLGFTITLNSLQPTLSGVAIGAGWQSYVAYVNIVCYYLVGIPIGLVLGFVFKKGVKGIWYGMMAGTVVQTIVLIVMVLRTNWIKEASIAGERIRKWGGDPDSQPLELH; this is encoded by the exons ATGAGTTCTGTATATTCATTTGATGCAGATGCAGGTGATATCCAAGAGATTAAGAAGGTGAGGGAATTCATTAGAGAATTCTATTCCGAATCGAAGAAGCTATGGTATCTCGCCGCGCCGGCCATATTCACAATTGTTTCCCAATACTCCATCGGTGCCATCACTCAGGTGTTTGCCGGTCATGTCGGAAACATTCAACTTGCAGCTTTTGCTGTTCAAAACAATCTTATTGGTGGCTTTGCTTTCGGCATCATG TATGGAATGGGAAGTGCACTAGAAACACTTTGTGGGCAAGCTGTTGGAGCAAAAAAACTAGAAATGCTTGGTGTTTACCTGCAAAGGTCATGGGTAATTCTGAATGCCACAGCCATACCCTTGACAACAATATACATATTTTCCGCCCCAATTCTCAAACTCCTTCACCAGAACCCACAGATTTCCAAAGCCGCCGGCACGTTCGCCTTGTGGATGATTCCACAATTCTTCGCCTACGTTTTCACTTTCCCTATCCAAAGGTTCTTGCAATCACAAACCAAGATTATTGTGATGGCTAGTGTTTCCGGCGTGGCTTTTGTCGGCCACGTCTTGTTTAGCTGGCTTTTTATGCTCAAGTTGCGGTGGGGGCTCCCCGGCGGCGCGGTTGTTCTGAACACCACGTGGTGGTTCATGGCGGTGGCGCAATTTGTGTATGTTCTCTCCGGGGCGTGTGGGGATGCTTGGAAAGGATTTTCCCGAAGGGCCTTTGAGAATCTCACGGGCTTTGTTCGCCTATCTCTTGCATCAGGAGTCATGTTTTG CTTAGAAATGTGGTACTTTGTGGGACTTATTCTTATGGTTGGATACACCAAGAACGCAGAAGTTTCAGTAGATGCAATTTCTATATG CTTGAGCATTTCGGGATGGACGTTAATGTTTGGTGTTGGATTCAGTGCTGCAATAAG CGTGAGGGTGTCGAATGAGCTCGGCGCCGGAC ATCCTCGGACAGCAAAATTTTCTGTAGTTGTGGCAACAGCTACTTCTTTATTCACCGGAATCATCCTCGGAATCATTCCCATTCTCCTTAGAAGCCGGTATCCGCCATTGTTTTCCAAAAGCTCGTCAGTACAGAAGCTAGTAAATGATCTCACACCATTGTTAGGATTCACCATTACCCTTAACAGCCTTCAGCCAACACTCTCTG GGGTAGCCATTGGAGCAGGGTGGCAAAGCTATGTAGCATATGTCAACATTGTATGCTACTACTTGGTGGGTATTCCCATTGGTTTGGTATTAGGCTTTGTCTTTAAGAAGGGTGTCAAG GGCATTTGGTATGGAATGATGGCAGGGACTGTAGTTCAAACCATTGTTCTGATAGTTATGGTCCTCAGAACTAACTGGATCAAGGAG GCTTCGATTGCTGGAGAAAGGATCAGGAAATGGGGAGGGGATCCAGATTCACAGCCACTTGAACTCCATTAG
- the LOC116004487 gene encoding 60S ribosomal protein L27a-3, producing the protein MTTRFKKNRKKRGHVSAGHGRIGKHRKHPGGRGNAGGMHHHRILFDKYHPGYFGKVGMRYFHKLRNKFYCPIVNVDKLWSMVPQEVKEKASKDDVPLIDVTQLGFFKVLGKGVLPSNQPVVVKAKLVSKIAEKKIKEAGGAVLLTA; encoded by the coding sequence ATGACGACAAGGTTCAAGAAGAACAGGAAGAAGAGAGGCCACGTGAGCGCCGGGCACGGCCGCATCGGGAAGCACCGGAAACACCCCGGAGGCCGCGGAAACGCCGGAGGAATGCACCACCATCGGATCCTCTTCGACAAGTATCACCCGGGGTATTTCGGGAAAGTCGGGATGCGGTACTTCCACAAGCTCCGCAACAAGTTCTACTGCCCCATCGTCAACGTTGATAAGCTTTGGTCAATGGTGCCGCAGGAAGTGAAGGAAAAGGCGTCCAAGGACGATGTTCCCTTGATCGATGTGACTCAATTAGGGTTTTTCAAGGTTTTGGGGAAAGGCGTGCTTCCTAGCAATCAGCCGGTTGTGGTGAAGGCTAAGCTCGTCTCGAAGATCGCCGAGAAGAAGATTAAGGAGGCCGGCGGCGCTGTTCTTCTCACCGCCTAA
- the LOC116005315 gene encoding uncharacterized protein LOC116005315, whose product MAVAMGNIAVLLDGSHVTLPRAVPPQDRKIRAPPNDVVFNLFAKRETPHGHASLVATGFEYDKDSRNPKVKAKSKAGAVDYENSSDDENGGNGNGFDEEEEEGREEKAGWEREMRRRVKELEEMKELEKKAEELQNRVDEEYDEGSEKKQETEEEKREKVRKELEKVAKEQAERRRTAQLMFDLGQKAYGKGSYGRAIEFLEGALTIIPRPTLFGGEIQIWLAMAYEANNRHTDCISLYKELEKFHPSISIRRQAKELRYILQAPKLKISQEEMVTIPLIGSSYDSYAATWTDKNKDKEQMQSGITTKQVPSSRDWLGDFLVWKPPVGLEKSQTFWVALTLWIGLVGAAIFLQR is encoded by the exons ATGGCGGTGGCGATGGGGAACATAGCCGTACTACTGGATGGAAGCCACGTGACTCTCCCACGTGCCGTACCGCCTCAGGACCGCAAGATCCGGGCGCCGCCCAACGACGTCGTCTTCAACCTCTTCGCCAAGCGAGAAACCCCACACGGCCACGCCTCTCTGGTCGCGACCGGCTTCGAGTACGACAAGGACAGCCGGAATCCCAAGGTGAAGGCGAAATCCAAGGCGGGCGCGGTGGACTACGAGAACTCCAGCGACGACGAGAACGGCGGCAACGGAAATGGATTCgacgaggaggaggaggaagggaGAGAGGAGAAGGCCGGGTGGGAGAGGGAGATGAGGCGGAGAGTTAAGGAGCTTGAAGAGATGAAGGAGCTGGAGAAGAAAGCCGAGGAGTTGCAGAACCGTGTTGATGAAGAGTACGATGAAGGGAGTGAGAAGAAGCAAGAAACTGAGGAGGAGAAGCGCGAGAAAGTGAGGAAAGAGCTCGAAAAG GTGGCGAAGGAGCAAGCAGAGAGGAGAAGAACTGCTCAGTTAATGTTTGATCTGGGCCAGAAGGCTTACGGGAAGGGTAGTTATGGACGTGCAATTGAGTTTCTAGAAGGAGCCCTGACGATTATTCCAAGGCCTACCTTATTTGGCGGAGAG ATTCAAATTTGGCTCGCTATGGCTTATGAAGCAAATAACCGACATACAGACTGCATTTCTTTGTACAAGGAATTGGAAAAGTTCCATCCTAGTATTAGCATTCGGCGCCAAGCTAAGGAGCTTCGTTACATATTGCAGGCACCTAAGCTCAAGATATCCCAAGAAGAGATGGTCACCATACCGTTAATTGGTTCTAGCTATGATAG CTATGCAGCAACATGGACCGATAAGAACAAGGACAAAGAGCAAATGCAGAGCGGCATTACAACCAAGCAAGTACCATCATCCAGGGACTGGTTGGGGGACTTTCTAGTGTGGAAACCACCCGTCGGTTTGGAGAAAAGCCAGACTTTCTGGGTGGCTCTAACACTATGGATAGGTTTGGTTGGTGCTGCTATCTTTTTGCAAAGATGA
- the LOC116004665 gene encoding NADPH:adrenodoxin oxidoreductase, mitochondrial-like isoform X1 has protein sequence MALTRMLRCLSRSFTTVSSSSPRVCIVGSGPAGFYTADKILKAQEEAQVDIIDRLPTPFGLVRSGVAPDHPETKVVLCYGAESDRALGIPGEDLTGIYSAREFVWWYNGHPDCRNLAPDLKNTDTAVVVGQGNVALDVARVLLRSTFELAKTDISSHALAALEESCIRKVFVVGRRGPVQASFTAKELREILGIKNLYIHIEEADLHKTPADEEVLKNNRINRRIHELLSKAAISTAPYPTPGQRELHFVFFRKPERFLESDARSGHVAGVKFERTIIREDVGSGKQIAVGTGQFDDLECRLVLKSIGYKSVCVEGLPFDPQNGIVPNIRGRVLSDSTGDLTEVEKGLYVCGWLKRGPTGIIATNLYCAEETVASISEDIKKGILPSTSGSSKPGREGLLRLLDSRNSTVIPFEGWQKIDAEEKRRGLLKNKPREKLTSWEELLEVAGK, from the exons ATGGCCTTGACGAGAATGTTGAGATGCCTTTCTCGTAGCTTTACGACCGTTTCTTCCAGCTCACCACGAGTCTGTATCGTCGGTAGTGGACCTGCCGGATTTTACACCGCCGACAAG ATTCTGAAAGCTCAAGAAGAGGCTCAAGTTGATATAATTGACCGGTTACCAACGCCGTTTGGGTTAGTCCGGTCTGGTGTTGCTCCAGACCATCCTGAAACCAAG GTAGTGCTTTGCTATGGTGCTGAAAGTGACAGAGCTCTTGGCATTCCTGGAGAA GATTTGACAGGGATATATTCTGCTAGAGAGTTTGTCTGGTGGTACAATGGGCACCCAGACTGCAGAAACTTGGCTCCAGACTTGAAGAACACAGATACTGCTGTTGTTGTTGGTCAG GGAAATGTAGCTCTTGATGTAGCCCGTGTACTTTTACGATCAACCTTTGAGTTGGCAAAAACTGATATTTCTTCCCATGCCTTGGCTGCTCTAGAAGAGAGCTGTATAAG AAAAGTTTTTGTGGTGGGCAGACGTGGACCAGTGCAAGCATCTTTCACTGCAAAGGAGCTACGTGAAATTCTTG GCATCAAGAATTTGTACATTCACATTGAGGAAGCAGATCTGCATAAAACTCCCGCTGATGAG GAAGTATTAAAGAATAATCGGATCAATAGGAGAATTCACGAGTTGCTCTCTAAGGCTGCTATTTCTACAGCTCCATATCCTACTCCTGGTCAACGGGAACTACACTTTGTTTTCTTTCGAAAACCGGAAAGGTTTTTAGAATCAGATGCTAGAAGTGGTCATGTGGCTGGTGTGAAATTTGAGCGCACAATTATTAGAG AAGATGTTGGCTCGGGGAAACAGATTGCAGTAGGTACAGGACAGTTTGATGACTTGGAATGCAG GCTGGTTTTGAAGAGTATCGGCTATAAATCAGTATGTGTTGAGGGCTTACCTTTTGATCCCCAGAATG GCATAGTTCCAAACATTAGAGGCCGTGTCCTAAGTGATTCTACAGGAGACCTCACAGAGGTCGAGAAGGGCTTATACGTTTGTGGTTGGTTGAAAAGAGGACCAACTGGAATCATTGCTACCAATCTTTACTGCGCTGAAGAAACT GTTGCCAGCATTTCTGAAGATATCAAGAAAGGAATTCTACCATCCACATCTGGCTCGTCAAAGCCGGGGAGGGAGGGCCTCCTTCGACTACTGGACAGTAGGAACTCTACAGTCATCCCATTCGAGGGCTGGCAGAAGATCGATGCTGAAGAGAAAAGGCGAGGGCTTCTGAAAAACAAACCCAGAGAAAAACTCACCAGTTGGGAGGAACTACTTGAAGTTGCCGGGAAATGA
- the LOC116004665 gene encoding NADPH:adrenodoxin oxidoreductase, mitochondrial-like isoform X2: protein MALTRMLRCLSRSFTTVSSSSPRVCIVGSGPAGFYTADKILKAQEEAQVDIIDRLPTPFGLVRSGVAPDHPETKVVLCYGAESDRALGIPGEDLTGIYSAREFVWWYNGHPDCRNLAPDLKNTDTAVVVGQGNVALDVARVLLRSTFELAKTDISSHALAALEESCIRKVFVVGRRGPVQASFTAKELREILGIKNLYIHIEEADLHKTPADEEVLKNNRINRRIHELLSKAAISTAPYPTPGQRELHFVFFRKPERFLESDARSGHVAGVKFERTIIREDVGSGKQIAVGTGQFDDLECRLVLKSIGYKSVCVEGLPFDPQNGIVPNIRGRVLSDSTGDLTEVEKGLYVCGWLKRGPTGIIATNLYCAEETEVLTVCNRLKTPDVHVIRGRLPAFLKISRKEFYHPHLARQSRGGRASFDYWTVGTLQSSHSRAGRRSMLKRKGEGF from the exons ATGGCCTTGACGAGAATGTTGAGATGCCTTTCTCGTAGCTTTACGACCGTTTCTTCCAGCTCACCACGAGTCTGTATCGTCGGTAGTGGACCTGCCGGATTTTACACCGCCGACAAG ATTCTGAAAGCTCAAGAAGAGGCTCAAGTTGATATAATTGACCGGTTACCAACGCCGTTTGGGTTAGTCCGGTCTGGTGTTGCTCCAGACCATCCTGAAACCAAG GTAGTGCTTTGCTATGGTGCTGAAAGTGACAGAGCTCTTGGCATTCCTGGAGAA GATTTGACAGGGATATATTCTGCTAGAGAGTTTGTCTGGTGGTACAATGGGCACCCAGACTGCAGAAACTTGGCTCCAGACTTGAAGAACACAGATACTGCTGTTGTTGTTGGTCAG GGAAATGTAGCTCTTGATGTAGCCCGTGTACTTTTACGATCAACCTTTGAGTTGGCAAAAACTGATATTTCTTCCCATGCCTTGGCTGCTCTAGAAGAGAGCTGTATAAG AAAAGTTTTTGTGGTGGGCAGACGTGGACCAGTGCAAGCATCTTTCACTGCAAAGGAGCTACGTGAAATTCTTG GCATCAAGAATTTGTACATTCACATTGAGGAAGCAGATCTGCATAAAACTCCCGCTGATGAG GAAGTATTAAAGAATAATCGGATCAATAGGAGAATTCACGAGTTGCTCTCTAAGGCTGCTATTTCTACAGCTCCATATCCTACTCCTGGTCAACGGGAACTACACTTTGTTTTCTTTCGAAAACCGGAAAGGTTTTTAGAATCAGATGCTAGAAGTGGTCATGTGGCTGGTGTGAAATTTGAGCGCACAATTATTAGAG AAGATGTTGGCTCGGGGAAACAGATTGCAGTAGGTACAGGACAGTTTGATGACTTGGAATGCAG GCTGGTTTTGAAGAGTATCGGCTATAAATCAGTATGTGTTGAGGGCTTACCTTTTGATCCCCAGAATG GCATAGTTCCAAACATTAGAGGCCGTGTCCTAAGTGATTCTACAGGAGACCTCACAGAGGTCGAGAAGGGCTTATACGTTTGTGGTTGGTTGAAAAGAGGACCAACTGGAATCATTGCTACCAATCTTTACTGCGCTGAAGAAACT GAGGTGCTTACAGTTTGTAACCGATTGAAAACGCCCGATGTACACGTGATTCGTGGCAGGTTGCCAGCATTTCTGAAGATATCAAGAAAGGAATTCTACCATCCACATCTGGCTCGTCAAAGCCGGGGAGGGAGGGCCTCCTTCGACTACTGGACAGTAGGAACTCTACAGTCATCCCATTCGAGGGCTGGCAGAAGATCGATGCTGAAGAGAAAAGGCGAGGGCTTCTGA
- the LOC116004665 gene encoding NADPH:adrenodoxin oxidoreductase, mitochondrial-like isoform X3, translated as MALTRMLRCLSRSFTTVSSSSPRVCIVGSGPAGFYTADKILKAQEEAQVDIIDRLPTPFGLVRSGVAPDHPETKVVLCYGAESDRALGIPGEDLTGIYSAREFVWWYNGHPDCRNLAPDLKNTDTAVVVGQGNVALDVARVLLRSTFELAKTDISSHALAALEESCIRKVFVVGRRGPVQASFTAKELREILGIKNLYIHIEEADLHKTPADEEVLKNNRINRRIHELLSKAAISTAPYPTPGQRELHFVFFRKPERFLESDARSGHVAGVKFERTIIREDVGSGKQIAVGTGQFDDLECRLVLKSIGYKSVCVEGLPFDPQNGIVPNIRGRVLSDSTGDLTEVEKGLYVCGWLKRGPTGIIATNLYCAEET; from the exons ATGGCCTTGACGAGAATGTTGAGATGCCTTTCTCGTAGCTTTACGACCGTTTCTTCCAGCTCACCACGAGTCTGTATCGTCGGTAGTGGACCTGCCGGATTTTACACCGCCGACAAG ATTCTGAAAGCTCAAGAAGAGGCTCAAGTTGATATAATTGACCGGTTACCAACGCCGTTTGGGTTAGTCCGGTCTGGTGTTGCTCCAGACCATCCTGAAACCAAG GTAGTGCTTTGCTATGGTGCTGAAAGTGACAGAGCTCTTGGCATTCCTGGAGAA GATTTGACAGGGATATATTCTGCTAGAGAGTTTGTCTGGTGGTACAATGGGCACCCAGACTGCAGAAACTTGGCTCCAGACTTGAAGAACACAGATACTGCTGTTGTTGTTGGTCAG GGAAATGTAGCTCTTGATGTAGCCCGTGTACTTTTACGATCAACCTTTGAGTTGGCAAAAACTGATATTTCTTCCCATGCCTTGGCTGCTCTAGAAGAGAGCTGTATAAG AAAAGTTTTTGTGGTGGGCAGACGTGGACCAGTGCAAGCATCTTTCACTGCAAAGGAGCTACGTGAAATTCTTG GCATCAAGAATTTGTACATTCACATTGAGGAAGCAGATCTGCATAAAACTCCCGCTGATGAG GAAGTATTAAAGAATAATCGGATCAATAGGAGAATTCACGAGTTGCTCTCTAAGGCTGCTATTTCTACAGCTCCATATCCTACTCCTGGTCAACGGGAACTACACTTTGTTTTCTTTCGAAAACCGGAAAGGTTTTTAGAATCAGATGCTAGAAGTGGTCATGTGGCTGGTGTGAAATTTGAGCGCACAATTATTAGAG AAGATGTTGGCTCGGGGAAACAGATTGCAGTAGGTACAGGACAGTTTGATGACTTGGAATGCAG GCTGGTTTTGAAGAGTATCGGCTATAAATCAGTATGTGTTGAGGGCTTACCTTTTGATCCCCAGAATG GCATAGTTCCAAACATTAGAGGCCGTGTCCTAAGTGATTCTACAGGAGACCTCACAGAGGTCGAGAAGGGCTTATACGTTTGTGGTTGGTTGAAAAGAGGACCAACTGGAATCATTGCTACCAATCTTTACTGCGCTGAAGAAACT TAG